ATCTCTTCTAAATACATATGATTACTTAGGCTGACTTGAAACCTGCACATTAGCTCTTCTGTATATTGCATGTATTAAATGTAGGTTTTCTTCAATAATATTGATTCCAacagaaatgggagaaatatCATAGTGTGTGATATTCCTGACAGGTTAGCACCACGTACATGAAATCTCAGTAATTTTGCAAGTTAGCTAATGGTTCTTTCATAATGACTTTGAGACAATGCAAAAGCAGATAATAGCTTTCAGTCTGATTTTGCCATGTTCTTTTTCACAGCTTCCTGTTATGGGAGGAGCCTTTATGGACTCACCCAACGAGGACTTTAGTACAGAGTACTCCCTGTTTAACTCATCAGCCAACGTCCATGCAGCTTCTTCCATGCAGAATCCACCAGAAGAGACATCTCGTTCTTCAAATGATGCCATATTGTTATGGATTGCAATAATAGCAACAATTGGAAATATTGTGGTTGTGGGAGTGGTGTATGCCTTCACCTTCTAGGATGACTGTTACTACAAAcactggaagaaaggaaatcttCAACAGTATTTGtcatgtgtatgtatgtgtgtatatatacatgtatatctatataaatacaTAGAAGTAGAGACTTTGTTGATTAAGTGCTGCTACAATCATGGAAATGAAATGCAAGTTAATCATCCTAAGTCTTGATGGCAGAAAGTTTGGATGCAAATTGTTTGGAGGTGAGAGTTTTATTTGAGAACAGAGCTAATACCAGTTTTGTATAGAAATGTAATGAAAGAGAGATCAACTTGGGTATAGTAAATACAGAGAGATATTTATATAGAAAGTGATTATTTTCTACTGTAGATTTTTCTAGCAGCTCTTCCGCAGTTTGtcagtttttgggtttttttggtgcatttttTACTGTGGTATAATGTTATATGGGACTGTTCCAGGTCATGTTTTCTGGACATCTTCGTTTCCTAGATGGACCAAGTGGTTGGCATTGGCTTGGTTCTGATGAAGGCCAAGTTCATCATGTGTGAGTCTTCAGCATGGCTGTAGACTCCTGGGCTATGTTCAAAATCATGAGTCTCAAGCCATGACAGGCAGATGCAGGCTGTCTATTACTTGCCCTCCAGGATCAGTAACTGGAACTGGTACTCAATAATGTGATGCTGAACCTGCCTGCTGTTCAGGAGAAGGCACAGCTATTGCTGCTCTGCAGACCCTCTGaatttcaaaggagaaaatgatAAACAGAGTAGCAGCACAAGTTCCCATTTCTGTCTAGAGGTACTGGATTGCTGTGGTTTGTATATGTGTCCCTTCCAGGAAGCAAAAGCCCAATACCACACTTTTCATCTCATTGGACTGCAATCCAGATTTCTTACAGCTGCTGTGTACTTTCATAAAGTTATTAATGTACTAAAAGAATGATGGGAAAATTGTGAAGCTTAATTAGTAGTGAATATGTCTGTGAGAAagataaaactgaaagaaaggtTGGGcacttctgtgtttttgtgggAATGAATTCAAGAGTCAGGTATGTCCTGGGGTAGAAACAACACAAGAAAAGTAGTGTGTGTCAAATGTGCAAGTGCTTATATCTCAGTATTAATATATCTCTGGGTTCTGGTGAGGGTCttggaagtgatttttttatagcTGGCTTTAGGTAATGACTCTGATTATCCTTTGGATTTGTTCCACTGAGAGGCAACATTTTTACTACATTTTTTCCATGGGCACTTCATTTTCAAGAGCTGTTTCTTTTCAAGACAAGCTGTGGCCTTCCTTGCTTGAGAGACTGTAAAATCTtgagacaaaaaagaaaaggctgttgGAAATCTGCCTTCACACCTGTAAAAATTAAGTAACAATACATAAAATGTATGTACTTTGGAGCAGCAGACAAATTCTTCTTCTATGTCTGCATATACTGTCTAGGTTTTCTGTCTCATATAGCTACTACCCTAATTCCAGAAAGCCTTGTCTGCAGGCACAGAGACTATTTTTGACACTTGCCTGCCACTGAGCTTGAGGCTGAGCTAAGAGCTGCTGAATGTATAGAGAGGTTaggatttttgtcttttctctttaaacccattttcctgcagggctggtggACAGTTATTTAAATCAAAGAAGCATGCCCCAAATCAGTACTTAAAACCAGTCACTGtctatattttttccttctctatgAGCTGTCCTTTAAAGCTAGGAGAGATGCAAACAGAGCTAGCaatggggagaaaagaaattaggTTATTTTGAGGCTGAGAAAAACAATTATGAGCTTCTGTGCatgttattttcatatttgaagGCAGGATTTTGTGAAGATGGTTGAGGACAGACAAGACCTATACTGGGAAAAAGTTTGAGAAGCCCAGTTCTGAAAGAtcaaagggaaagaaagcaaattttgtcCAATAAAATAACTGTAGTCTTAAGAATTAtagaaaaattatgattttaatttcctaaaatAACTATTAATTCCTTCATAGCCACAGGACAATGAAAAGCAGGGGAGCTGCATAAATGGTGCACCATGTTTGTTTTTGCACCCCTCCTTATTCTTAGAATAGTAGAAAGGAAGTTGttggaaagctgcagagaagtTTCCAGTGAAGAATTGAGCAGGACAAGGTCTGGTGTGTAAACATGTAGGATCCATGAAAACACTGTTTAATGTAATGTACTGTCCCCAACCATTTTCTGATATTCTGTTGCCTTTGTAATTGTAGCAGTTACTCACAGACTTTTCTTCACTGTTCCTGCAGGCTGTCTAGTTAGGCCAGATCCTGCAAGCATTTTTgcataaagagaaaaacatttccacCATGACTAAAACCAGTTTGACACGATGGTACTTGCCCAGTGGGATTATTCTGCTGCCTAATGAATTTGCCAGTGGAGTGCTTTGCTTAAATTTCCTAGAATATTAATCTTAGTGCAATTAGCAATGTTTACATCTCTCTCCCAGAGCACTGGACTAAACTCTTCAACCATGAAGAAAAGCATTAGAGTGGGAACAGCAAAGGACCACTATTCTGCCAGTGAATCCAAGTGACActtttgtgttgcttttcccaaagaaaatgcCCTACTTTCATGTGaaaatagtaatagtaatagcaGGAGCATTGGAAAACAATGAGTTCCACCTCCTGCATCCAAATCATCATCCTACATATTTTCATTGTTAGAGGCTGTGTTGTCAAGAAGGGCCAGACAAAACTTTAAATTAAGTAATTGGCTTGACAGGGTGACATGGCAAGCTGGGTGTAAGCAGCAAGTGCAGGCATTTCCTGCCTCAAACTGCACACTAACTGTACAGCTTCTCTGTCAGGAGAAAAAGTTAGTTTTAGGATGCAGGTACAAGGATACTGCAGGTGAGGGTCTGTGTGGGATACTGTCAGGTGTATTGAAGATCCCTAAATTGCAGTGGCCAGAGCTGGTTCAAGCTCTGATCTACTTTGATAGTGACAACATGCACACTATATTTCTGGATGTTGTGCTCTGGCTATGTTGACTACAACCACTTTTGTCTTCTAGGAGGTTAGCGAAGGTTTAAATCAAACCATTGAAAAGGGGCACTAATTCATCATCAAGTTCAGAGAAGCTAGAGGGGAATGGAGTAGTGGCTGAGTGGTGGATGTTTCACAGGCATGGTCCTGTAAATTATGTTGCCTCTCAAGCTGTCAACACAGCTTGACTTGGAGGACTGTagtttctcctttctttggAGCCAGGCAGCTGGATAATTGATGTCACTCACTGAGGAGTGATGAGAAAGCCCAAACACATTTCCCAGAGCTGTTTTCTGAAgcctttctttaaaagaagaggGTTCTGTGCTTTGCTGAGCACTTTGTGTATCAGCCTGAGAAAAAGATTCCACTTGATCAAAGCTTCAATTAAAACTGTTTAGCACAGAGAACAGTTAGAAAATCCTGACTACAGTTCATTCTGTGGCAGATGAAGCAAACCACTTTCTAAATGCTCTACCTCTGGAGGTGTTTtacctccagctctgctgtgtaaCCTCACTGTACAAACACAAGAAGCACCTTTGCCCTGAAAAGTTACCGATGAGCCAACAGCCTAGGGTGCCCTAATGATTCTCTTTTAGGCCTCTAGACATCTGTGGCAACATATCAAGTAATCAAACTCCCtctaaagaatttctttttttctcaaagcagccagcagctcgacgcagcagctgtgcagccacCATAGCAAAGAGACTAAAGGCTGAACAGTTATTCAGGTGGGTGCAATGGCACATTAGAAAGGAGAACTGAGTGGGCAAACCCACACAGATattcctgctgtatttttatctgCAAGTAGGAGTCTGTGCTTGCCCACAGCATTAGCACTCTGTATTTCTTGTCAACACActagagaaactgaaaaaccGATTTTGAAACTGATGCAACAATAGTAGCAGAGAGACTCATCTGCTACAAATAATGTAGTTAGCCTTTTCAGCAGGCAGATGAGGTTGTGGATATCTCAGAAGTAATGAGATCCCTGCTCCAAAATCCTCACTGGCAATAGGACTTCAGGCCACTTAGCATCCCACCCAACTGCTGAGCAGACTGTAATAACCAGTCCCAAATCAAGACTGAATAGAAGCATCCAGCCATTGCTGTCTTACCTGTACAGCCATTTGaacataaaagacaaaatacacCTTTGTGTCTGGGACCAAATGAAAGCAGGAGCCTCTAGCCTATGGatatgtatttttgttattaaaagcTTATTTTGCTATTCTCAAGCAATTCCAGTTGTTAATATCCTCTTCACAtttctctgcaggctgctgagAGTTATTAATTTCATGTAGCCCTGTCCATTTATTCAAGGTAATTTGACTGAGTTTCCTGTGGCTAATCACAGAGTAGAATCTGGAAAATTGCTCTTTTTAAAGGTGATTTTCTTTTGAGGTAAATGGACTACAGATGAGAATCAGATCAAAAGGCGCCTGTGCTTTTGGAACATTTGGAGCTCTGGAGAATTGGATTTCATGTGGTTAATGCACAGGAAGGAAAGGGCAGTGAGGTCCCTGGTGATAATGTCAGCCATGAGGGTTctgacaggcagagctgagtgGTTCATtaactgctgctctgtccctctgaGCCCTGCTGGCTTCCTGGAcacacagccagagctgagTGTGAGCTAAACACCAGGTACAGCATGTCCCTCCTCACCTCACAGCCTGATAATCCTCAGGGAAACAAGCACATTTGTTCCATTCACAGAGAAGAGCCAGAGATCAATATTCTGTTAGCTATAATGTTACTGGTACATTGTTCAGTCACCATAAGGTCAAATTAACCTGCATTTAGCCCTTTACCCCTTGTCTAGGAAAGCAGTTAAGGCATCCAGAGCCTTACAGTCTCCTACTGTCCTTAATCTGACACTgactttttgtgttttcctcgTGCAACCTATCCTTGCCTTTTACCTCGTCTTTTCTGCTCAAAAatgctcttctctggacattTAGGGAACTCCTAACAGCTATGGACCAGTCATGTCCCATTTTAGTTTGTGGTCCTTCAGGcacaaaggaggaagaaagtgTCCAGTTACCTACATAAGCAGTTACAGGGAAATACTTGCCTTTGCAGAACAAAATGCTTGACAATTTTATCACATTCTGGCCTGTCCCAGCGCATTTACACTGAAACAACATGGCCAGATCTACTTTTGCTGGTTTGGAAATTACAGCAACACAGCCaggaactggaaaagaaaaccctgATAACACAAACATGTCACAATCCTCTCAAGGACCTGTCTCTGAAGGCCATTTTTCCTGAGTGACATGGGCAGACTTGAGCTGTTGGTATCAAGGCAAGTGCCCTTTTGTGTGAGCACAAATAGTTTCCTTCTCTTTGGGACATTTTGGGAATATTGTGCCACCCATTCTATCTTTCCCAGGCTACTATTTTCAGTTGTAGAAAACACTCTAAGAGGTTCCTGTCTTGGTAGAATACATAGAAAATTTACCTCCCAAAGCTTTGCTTAGTCTTcctgcaaaagcaaaaaccacTGTATTTTCTTAAGCATGGAATGTTCATGAATCAAGTATTATCTGTACAGTAGCATTGTCTCATTTTAATCTTCAGTTTTTTGCCAGTAGGTCTCAAAGGAGATCTTACTATTATCCAGACTTTAAAGATGCTGAGAACAGAAGCAAGCAAGAGACTCACAGAGCGTCTTCAAAGTCACTGCCCAGTCCTTAGTCTGTATCATTCTTCATTCTTCCCCATGTTGCCCTGATGTGAACTCACGTCCATCTCTTTAAACTCACTGTCACCATCACATTGTCTCTAtgccttcattttatttctcccctTGTCTTTGCTATATTCTTTTCATTCCTTGGTATCAGAGCACATGAGCATTTGGAAGCCAGCAGTGTTCTTCAGCCTATTTTAGCCAGCTCCTTGGCTGACCTCTGAGAGTAAGGTTAGTGATCAGCAAGGACATTCCACAGTGAGGGCAAAGAACACAAGATCtcttcatgggaaaaaaatcttaatcaTCATCTGCCTTAGCAAACCACAAAGTGTTTCCCCTAAGCAGAAGAGCAAGATGTGGCCATGAAGTTTTGTAGCTGTATCCATACAATGCAAAGTTACCTTTCAAAAACTCAGACCTTAAAATAAACTGCACTGTTCTACAGCCATCATTTAGTGAGCTTTTcccaaccccaaatcctttgtttttttaGCAGCTCACAATCAGTGATAGTGCTCTTGGGTAAGGTGAGGGTAGCAGGAGCAGGCCCGAAGGAGAATGGAAAAGCTCCCTGTGGTTTCCTGTGGGGTCAGGGCCATTAAAGAGCAGCCTattcagtaaagaaaaacagCCATGGTGTGCTAAGCCATTTCAAATCTAGTCACACCTGCATTTCTCAGATGCACAGCCAAGCTGCTATAGCCAGACTGAGCATTTAGAAGTCTCATTGTACACTAAATACAGTGCATTCTTTTGCCAGAACTGAGGGAGCTGTGTAGCCTTGTGGTCTGGGAGCTTCCTGAGCTCCTGAGCTCAGTGATATCACATTTCCTGAGGAGTTGACTCCCACTAATGAACAAATAAGGTTGAACTGTTTCAGGTCTAGGCCTGGAACCCGTCTCAGTTGCTGCCTCCATAAGAATGATCAAAGTTCCTGAGCCTGCACACTGCAGTATCCAGAGGGACCTTTGCCTCCACCTGGAGTCAACTGCATTAATAACACTTCTTCTAGACTTCTGACATCTGCTTCACTGGATCAGTTTGCAGGACTAGCTGTGGCTTGctggggttttcttttaaatgtaagaTATTTGTAATTTCCTAatcaaaagcaagaaagaaagaagaatgctgtatttttttaaatgagcagGTAATAAAACTGAGTCTGAATATTTTGATAAATGTGCTGGAAGGGTATATAATGTAGCAAACAGTTGCACTATTTTTTCCTAGTATGAGTACCTAAGCTGAGAAAtacttgttctttttctgagtCCTCTGCCAGTTCTGAAGTTCAGCAGTTTAGAAGGAGTGGAGTACAAAGTCTCAATGAAATGTGAAGattatgtatgtatgtatgtaaataAATCTGGTAGTTAGCTTTGTGAGGTAGCTtattatgtttgtttttcagttatCTCAA
This sequence is a window from Parus major isolate Abel chromosome 5, Parus_major1.1, whole genome shotgun sequence. Protein-coding genes within it:
- the C5H14orf132 gene encoding uncharacterized protein C14orf132 homolog, with the translated sequence MQKQIIAFSLILPCSFSQLPVMGGAFMDSPNEDFSTEYSLFNSSANVHAASSMQNPPEETSRSSNDAILLWIAIIATIGNIVVVGVVYAFTF